TTTCACTGTCCTTCTCCTTAAGCCCCTTGCGGAAATATACCATCTCGTACGTATCAGGATCCCACCACCACTCTGATTTCTATTGCTTCCGCGCTTCAACTGCTCCTGCAATCATCATATACATGTTTTTGATATTAGAGATTTTGGCAAAAGTGACACACTCTGTAGTTCAAAAATACAAGGATCATGAAGTGAAAGTTTTTGGTAAAGGTTCACGAACAGGTGATGGTAGTAGTGGTGGATCAACATAAACAACTCTCAGTTTGGTCTCCTCAACTCGATGCCCTGCCTCCTGGTTAAACTGCAGCCACGGACACCGTGTTAAGTCTCAGAAAATATGAGAGAAGCACCCATTTAGAACAGACATCAAATACCATCTCCGTAGTAATTTCTGTGGCAATAGCCCCGGGACTAGCCACAAAACACTGAACCAAGAACTTGTCCTTGCACTGCATATCAGCCGGAACTTCCTTTTGCGCTTGCATGATCACTAGTTCCCGAAAGACAATAAAAATCAAACACAAAAGGAAACGATATATGACGAAGGGAAGAGTGAGAGACTAACCTACAACTTCGATAGAGGATCCAGGAAGAACAACGCCAATATTAGGCCTCACACAATATCTTTTTGGATTCGTCGTTTTAACCTAATGATTGAGCATCGAGAAACATAAGATACACACAGAAGAATCTACAAAAATTAACAAGGATTCTAATGTATTATCTATCACCTTGAAGGCCACGTAACTGTCGGTCTTGTTAGTCAAATACTGAGAGCAAGAGATCTGTTTGTTCAATtcaactacaaaaaaaaacacacatcaACAAATAGCCAGATCTAGAAGAAGGAATGCTTGCTTAAGTCATTGATCTATATATGCTTACAATGGAATTGAAGTTCGATAGGATCGATGTCGAAAAGCTCGTTACTCATTCTGATTAATCGGTTCAATCAATAACCGGGATTTCGTTTTCtggtagagagagagatagagcgGTGCTAGTCGTCGTCGATGGTggactgagagagagagagaaagagttcTGCCGCCTGTTTTGAAGACTGGAGACGATCTATGCCCTTTCTTCCGACCCGAGATACGTCACTAAACTCGGGGTATAATTGTTATTTCATAGCAATCACCATTGACCAAGCTTGTTTTCAAAACAATGTTTGTCCAGCGAAGGCGGGTAACAATTATCCACTTTTATTTTCCCctcaaatttaaattatattaaaggcCCATAGTCTAAAGAGTACCGGACCGAAGCCCCTAAAACATACAATCCGATAATAAGCCCATGAAACAAATCGGGCTACAAACACAAAAGAAGAATGGACCGAAGCCCAATTCCACAAAAAACCCCACCGACACCTCGGGAACCGGCCCAATCGGATAGGTTGTCGAGGATACTGGTTCGACACGTGGATAGATCTTCTCCATTCACTCTTCTCCATTCACTCTGCA
This genomic stretch from Raphanus sativus cultivar WK10039 chromosome 3, ASM80110v3, whole genome shotgun sequence harbors:
- the LOC108847744 gene encoding vesicle-associated protein 1-2-like, which gives rise to MSNELFDIDPIELQFHFELNKQISCSQYLTNKTDSYVAFKVKTTNPKRYCVRPNIGVVLPGSSIEVVVIMQAQKEVPADMQCKDKFLVQCFVASPGAIATEITTEMFNQEAGHRVEETKLRVVYVDPPLLPSPEQLKRGSNRNQSGGGILIRTRWYISARGLRRRTVKGGEVAIHG